One window of Nocardia nova SH22a genomic DNA carries:
- a CDS encoding oxidoreductase, translated as MELGLGGKTAVVTGASRGIGLAIAEALTAEGVRVVGAARTVTPELEKAVVTAISADLSEPEGVTTLIDTALSELGGIDILVNNVGGGDADRLKLGEFLDITDEQWRKLFDLNLFSAVWTTRAALPSLLERRGSIVNISSINSRLPAAGPTGYSEAKAALTSLSKRLSEELAPRGVRVNTVSPGVVGSPLWRDANRFGGKLAAAQGISHEDLLAGISESFGISSGRISEPEEVAALVTFLVSERAGNIVGADYVIDGGTLKVA; from the coding sequence ATGGAACTCGGACTGGGCGGCAAGACCGCCGTCGTCACCGGCGCGAGCCGTGGGATCGGACTCGCGATCGCCGAGGCGCTGACCGCCGAAGGCGTGCGGGTGGTCGGCGCGGCGCGCACCGTGACGCCGGAACTCGAAAAGGCCGTCGTCACAGCGATATCGGCCGATCTCAGCGAGCCCGAGGGCGTCACCACGCTGATCGATACCGCCCTGAGCGAACTCGGCGGGATCGACATCCTGGTCAACAATGTCGGCGGCGGTGACGCGGATCGCCTGAAACTGGGCGAATTCCTCGACATCACCGACGAGCAGTGGCGAAAGCTGTTCGACCTCAACCTGTTCAGCGCCGTCTGGACCACTCGCGCGGCCCTGCCCAGCCTCCTGGAACGGCGCGGGTCGATCGTCAACATCTCCTCGATCAACTCGCGCCTGCCCGCGGCCGGGCCGACCGGCTACAGCGAGGCGAAGGCCGCGCTCACCTCACTGAGCAAACGACTGAGCGAGGAGCTGGCGCCGCGCGGCGTCCGGGTCAACACCGTCTCCCCCGGTGTCGTGGGCAGCCCGCTGTGGCGCGACGCCAACCGATTCGGCGGGAAACTCGCTGCGGCACAGGGGATATCCCATGAGGATCTGCTGGCGGGGATCAGCGAGAGCTTTGGCATCTCCTCCGGCCGCATCTCGGAGCCCGAGGAGGTGGCCGCGCTGGTCACCTTCCTCGTCTCCGAACGCGCGGGAAATATCGTCGGCGCGGATTATGTGATCGACGGCGGGACACTGAAGGTCGCCTAG
- a CDS encoding HIT family protein: protein MSGCIFCRIVAGDAPATRVYEDDRVFAFLDIRPITRGHTLVIPKIHAADLDDLDAELGAELFRVGHRLAKALRRSDIGADGANLLLNDGKAAFQTVHHVHLHVVPRRGGDLFTFARGFLLRRPHEPETTAAAIRTGLDRLHTAPGDTDRETPR, encoded by the coding sequence GTGAGTGGCTGCATCTTCTGCCGGATCGTCGCGGGCGACGCACCCGCGACCCGGGTGTACGAAGACGACCGAGTGTTCGCCTTCCTCGACATCCGGCCGATCACCCGCGGCCACACCCTGGTGATCCCGAAAATCCATGCCGCCGATCTCGACGACCTCGATGCCGAACTCGGCGCCGAGCTGTTCCGGGTCGGCCATCGCCTCGCAAAGGCATTGCGGCGCAGCGATATCGGCGCCGACGGCGCGAATCTGCTCCTGAACGACGGCAAGGCCGCCTTCCAGACCGTGCACCATGTGCATCTGCATGTGGTGCCGCGACGCGGCGGCGATCTGTTCACCTTCGCGCGCGGTTTCCTGCTGCGGCGCCCACATGAGCCGGAGACCACCGCGGCCGCCATCCGCACCGGATTGGATCGGCTGCACACCGCCCCCGGCGACACGGACAGGGAGACTCCCCGATGA
- a CDS encoding MFS transporter encodes MSTLETRTAPIALTSAPHPARWRILPVILSAMFMAMFDWFVVNVAASSLQHDLHAGESALELIVGGYGFAFASALITGGRLGDLYGHRRLFVVGMLAFAGASLLCGLAPNAWSLVAFRILQGATAALMVPQLLALINTMFPPAERARAMAGYGATIGLGAVAGQVLGGVLLDANLFGWGWRTIFYINVPIGVAAALLAARWLPHHEPPVRRPRLDPVGALGISTALALLLVPMTLGRPAGWPLWTWLSMAAAIPVLLLTLRYENRLVRGGGEPVIDIGMVRARGFGLGLIIAGGYLTFFAGFMLCLTLTLQNGLGLSPLAAGMTFAPLGLCFAGSSLFLAPRVANRLGNRVMVAGTCTGITGLAITLAVLYGFGAQVSPWALVPGMMIVGLGNGLTIPSVIAAVLSSGVPATRAGMAAGVLTTAQQFGNAIGATVLGVIFFSALGSAHTTGGYAHAMEAAGIAGIVVLGAVLTAALALPRQVH; translated from the coding sequence GTGTCAACTCTCGAAACCCGCACCGCACCAATCGCTCTCACGTCCGCACCGCATCCGGCCCGCTGGCGAATACTGCCGGTGATCCTGAGCGCGATGTTCATGGCGATGTTCGACTGGTTCGTCGTCAATGTCGCCGCGTCCTCACTGCAGCACGACCTGCACGCCGGAGAATCGGCACTCGAACTGATCGTCGGCGGCTACGGATTCGCCTTCGCCTCGGCATTGATCACCGGCGGGCGGCTCGGCGATCTGTACGGCCATCGGCGGCTGTTCGTCGTCGGCATGCTCGCCTTCGCGGGCGCCTCGCTGCTGTGCGGACTCGCGCCGAATGCCTGGTCGCTGGTCGCCTTCCGCATCCTGCAGGGCGCCACCGCGGCCCTGATGGTTCCGCAGTTGCTCGCACTGATCAACACGATGTTCCCGCCCGCCGAACGGGCCCGGGCCATGGCCGGTTACGGCGCCACCATCGGCCTCGGCGCGGTCGCCGGACAGGTCCTCGGCGGCGTCCTGCTCGATGCGAACCTGTTCGGCTGGGGCTGGCGCACCATCTTCTACATCAACGTCCCGATCGGCGTGGCCGCCGCACTCCTGGCGGCACGCTGGTTACCGCACCACGAACCCCCCGTCCGGCGGCCGCGCCTGGATCCCGTTGGAGCACTGGGCATCTCGACGGCACTGGCGCTGCTGCTGGTCCCGATGACGCTGGGCCGCCCGGCGGGGTGGCCGCTGTGGACGTGGCTGTCGATGGCCGCGGCGATTCCGGTGCTGCTGCTGACCCTGCGTTACGAGAACCGGCTCGTCCGCGGTGGTGGCGAACCGGTCATCGATATCGGCATGGTGCGCGCCCGCGGATTCGGGCTGGGCCTGATCATCGCCGGTGGCTACCTGACCTTCTTCGCCGGATTCATGCTGTGCCTGACCCTGACGCTGCAGAACGGGCTCGGCCTGTCACCGCTGGCCGCGGGGATGACCTTCGCGCCGCTGGGGCTGTGCTTCGCGGGCAGTTCGCTGTTCCTCGCGCCGCGGGTCGCGAATCGGCTGGGCAACCGGGTGATGGTCGCCGGAACGTGCACCGGGATAACCGGTCTGGCGATCACCCTCGCGGTCCTGTACGGATTCGGCGCCCAGGTGTCGCCGTGGGCGCTCGTGCCGGGAATGATGATCGTCGGCCTCGGTAACGGCCTGACCATTCCGTCGGTGATCGCGGCGGTGCTGTCCTCCGGCGTCCCCGCCACGCGGGCCGGAATGGCCGCCGGAGTGCTGACCACCGCTCAGCAGTTCGGAAATGCCATCGGCGCAACGGTTCTCGGCGTCATCTTCTTCTCGGCACTGGGATCGGCCCACACCACCGGCGGTTATGCGCACGCGATGGAGGCGGCGGGGATCGCCGGAATCGTGGTGCTGGGCGCGGTCCTCACCGCGGCACTGGCTCTGCCCCGGCAGGTCCACTGA
- a CDS encoding NAD(P)(+) transhydrogenase (Re/Si-specific) subunit beta, translated as MDNLVNILYIVAFSLFIYGLMGLTGPKTAVRGNWIAAVGMGIAVIATFISIRDTSNWIIIVAGLVVGVALGVPPAKFTKMTAMPQLVAAFNGVGGGTVALIAWSEFLNSEGFSQLHEQPTVHIVIGSLFAAIIGSISFWGSLIAFGKLQEILPGKPIGVGKLQQPLNLVLAVGAVASAVVIGIGATKDGAPWWWMVLLLVLAGVLGLMVVLPIGGADMPVVISLLNALTGLSAAAAGLALNNTAMIVAGMIVGASGTILTNLMAKAMNRSIPAIVAGGFGGGGGTAAATGGEQKQAKATSAADAAIQMAYANQVIVVPGYGMAVAQAQHAVKEMASLLEAKGVEVKYAIHPVAGRMPGHMNVLLAEAEVSYDALKEMDDINGEFSRTDVALVIGANDVTNPAAREDSSSPIYGMPVLNVDQAHSVIVLKRSMNSGFAGIDNPLFYADHTSMLFGDAKKSVGAVTEELKAL; from the coding sequence ATGGACAACTTGGTCAATATTCTCTATATCGTCGCGTTCTCGCTGTTCATCTACGGTCTGATGGGCCTGACCGGGCCCAAGACCGCGGTGCGGGGTAACTGGATCGCCGCGGTGGGTATGGGTATCGCGGTGATCGCGACGTTCATCTCTATCCGCGACACCTCGAACTGGATCATCATCGTCGCGGGTTTGGTTGTCGGTGTGGCGCTGGGTGTTCCGCCCGCGAAGTTCACGAAGATGACCGCGATGCCGCAGTTGGTGGCGGCGTTCAACGGTGTCGGTGGTGGCACGGTCGCGTTGATCGCGTGGTCGGAATTCCTGAACAGCGAGGGTTTTTCGCAACTGCACGAGCAGCCCACGGTGCATATCGTGATCGGGTCGTTGTTCGCGGCGATCATCGGTTCGATCTCGTTCTGGGGCTCGCTGATCGCGTTCGGGAAGTTGCAGGAGATCCTGCCGGGTAAGCCGATCGGTGTCGGCAAACTGCAGCAGCCGCTGAATCTGGTGCTGGCGGTGGGTGCGGTCGCGTCGGCCGTGGTGATCGGTATCGGCGCCACCAAGGACGGTGCGCCGTGGTGGTGGATGGTCCTGCTGCTGGTGCTGGCGGGTGTGCTCGGTCTGATGGTGGTGTTGCCGATCGGTGGCGCGGATATGCCGGTGGTGATCTCGCTGCTCAACGCGCTCACGGGTCTGTCGGCCGCGGCCGCGGGTTTGGCGTTGAACAACACGGCGATGATCGTGGCGGGCATGATCGTCGGCGCGTCCGGCACCATTTTGACCAACCTGATGGCCAAGGCCATGAACCGGTCCATTCCCGCGATCGTGGCGGGTGGTTTCGGTGGTGGCGGCGGCACGGCAGCTGCGACCGGTGGTGAGCAGAAGCAAGCCAAAGCGACGTCTGCGGCGGATGCGGCGATTCAGATGGCGTATGCGAATCAGGTGATCGTGGTGCCCGGTTACGGGATGGCGGTCGCCCAAGCCCAGCACGCGGTCAAGGAGATGGCGTCGCTGTTGGAGGCCAAGGGTGTCGAGGTGAAGTACGCGATTCATCCGGTCGCGGGTCGGATGCCCGGTCATATGAACGTGTTGTTGGCCGAGGCCGAGGTCTCGTATGACGCGCTCAAGGAGATGGACGACATCAATGGTGAGTTCTCGCGTACGGATGTGGCGTTGGTGATCGGCGCGAACGATGTCACCAACCCGGCCGCGCGGGAGGACTCCTCGTCTCCGATCTATGGGATGCCGGTGTTGAACGTGGATCAGGCTCATAGTGTGATCGTGTTGAAGCGGTCGATGAATTCCGGTTTCGCCGGGATCGACAACCCGTTGTTCTATGCCGATCACACCTCGATGTTGTTCGGTGACGCCAAGAAATCCGTCGGCGCGGTCACCGAAGAACTCAAAGCACTCTGA
- a CDS encoding MarR family winged helix-turn-helix transcriptional regulator, with amino-acid sequence MPRSEASPASSVDDDYLIELEHALTRIAHLLTRARRHGRTVAAAGVTVDRANVPLLRMLADSAEPMRMGELAACLDVEAPHITRQIQRLERSGYVERIPDPDDRRAQRVRITDTGRATVEAVRAVGRQHIRNALGDWSTEDLRQLAALNHRMVDDFLANAEHDEAADRK; translated from the coding sequence GTGCCGCGTTCCGAAGCCAGCCCCGCGTCGTCGGTGGACGACGACTACCTGATCGAACTCGAGCACGCCCTGACGCGCATCGCCCATCTGCTGACCCGGGCGCGGCGCCACGGTCGTACGGTGGCGGCCGCGGGGGTCACCGTGGATCGTGCCAATGTCCCATTGTTGCGTATGCTCGCCGATTCCGCCGAGCCGATGCGGATGGGTGAACTGGCCGCCTGCCTCGATGTGGAGGCGCCGCACATCACGCGGCAGATTCAGCGCCTGGAACGTTCCGGTTATGTCGAGCGGATCCCCGATCCGGACGATCGGCGGGCGCAGCGGGTGCGTATCACCGATACGGGCCGGGCGACGGTGGAGGCGGTGCGGGCGGTGGGCCGTCAGCACATCCGGAATGCGCTGGGCGACTGGTCGACCGAGGATCTGCGGCAACTGGCGGCCCTGAACCATCGCATGGTCGACGACTTCCTCGCCAATGCCGAGCACGACGAGGCCGCCGACCGGAAGTGA
- a CDS encoding MFS transporter yields the protein MDASMKVAGPGSLARRARAAVFAVFALNGFLAAMWVVHIPAITDRTDVSHATLGLLILVMAGSGIAGMQAAGPLADRFGSRVLVGAAVTWLALAVLGPAFATGPVQLGIALAIFGFGNGALDVSMNAQAVQVERVYGRPIMAAFHGLFSCGGLIGSLAGAAAMHADLDIRTTFATATVLALALMAASVPNLLTRPVAVARVEPPPDPAAPSAAARRSGAWISREVLALGAIAFALLMAEGVANDWSALQTHEHLGVSDATAALSFGAFSTAMTLGRFGADRVSGRYGRVALVRWGSVLGAAGLLVIIASPWLPLTLTGWILAGLGLAGGVPQIFTAAGNLGTSTAATDMSKVFGLGYLGFLAGPSIIGWIAQQTSLTAAFTFPLLAVLLCAWFAGAVGHEPRVLDPEDKNS from the coding sequence ATGGACGCATCGATGAAGGTGGCGGGCCCCGGCAGCCTCGCCCGCCGGGCGCGGGCCGCCGTTTTCGCGGTCTTCGCGCTCAACGGCTTCCTCGCCGCGATGTGGGTGGTCCACATTCCGGCCATCACCGATCGCACCGATGTGTCCCATGCGACGCTGGGATTGCTGATTCTGGTGATGGCCGGTAGCGGCATCGCCGGTATGCAGGCGGCGGGACCGCTCGCCGATCGCTTCGGCAGCCGGGTGCTGGTCGGGGCGGCCGTCACCTGGCTGGCGCTGGCCGTTCTGGGCCCGGCATTCGCGACCGGACCGGTCCAGCTCGGGATCGCACTGGCGATTTTCGGCTTCGGCAACGGCGCCCTCGATGTCTCCATGAATGCCCAGGCGGTTCAGGTCGAGCGGGTCTACGGCCGCCCGATCATGGCGGCGTTCCACGGTCTGTTCTCCTGCGGCGGTCTGATCGGATCGCTCGCCGGAGCCGCGGCCATGCACGCCGATCTCGATATCCGGACGACTTTCGCGACGGCCACGGTGCTCGCCCTGGCGCTGATGGCGGCGAGTGTGCCGAATCTGCTGACGCGGCCGGTGGCGGTCGCGCGCGTCGAACCGCCGCCGGATCCGGCCGCCCCTTCCGCGGCCGCGCGGCGCAGCGGCGCCTGGATCTCGCGCGAGGTTCTGGCGCTGGGCGCGATCGCCTTCGCACTGCTGATGGCCGAGGGGGTGGCCAACGATTGGAGCGCACTGCAGACCCACGAACATCTGGGCGTCAGCGATGCCACGGCCGCGCTGTCCTTCGGCGCCTTCTCCACCGCGATGACCCTCGGCCGGTTCGGCGCCGACCGCGTCAGCGGCCGATACGGCCGGGTCGCCCTCGTGCGCTGGGGTTCGGTTCTGGGCGCCGCGGGCCTGTTGGTGATCATCGCCTCGCCGTGGCTCCCACTCACCCTCACCGGCTGGATCCTCGCGGGCCTCGGCCTGGCGGGCGGAGTGCCGCAGATATTCACCGCCGCAGGCAATCTCGGAACCAGCACGGCCGCCACCGACATGTCCAAGGTGTTCGGCCTCGGCTATCTGGGCTTCCTCGCGGGCCCGTCGATCATCGGCTGGATCGCCCAGCAGACCTCCCTCACCGCCGCCTTCACCTTCCCCCTCCTCGCCGTCCTGCTCTGCGCCTGGTTCGCGGGAGCCGTCGGTCACGAACCACGAGTTCTTGACCCAGAGGACAAGAACTCGTAG
- a CDS encoding maleylpyruvate isomerase family mycothiol-dependent enzyme — MSTTAPDRASLIAALSDQWDALAHLVSGLDAAQWRTPSPLPGWSIFDVLAHVVGTESMLLGEPLPEVGTDVRGLAHVRNETGAMNEIWLEALRPLTGTELLQRFTEVTERRRKALAATDDAAWQADIQSPIGLVTYGRFMRVRLFDCWMHQLDITDALGGDAAAVGMDEGGARAELAIDEIEPFLGRVVVKRGEAPEGSRIAIRLTGPVTRDLFIQVDGRAEIVAALDRPADTVISMRSGLFARLCGGRTEPESHRAEIGIDGDQELGTRVSTHLAFTI; from the coding sequence ATGAGCACAACCGCACCGGACCGCGCCTCGCTGATCGCCGCCCTCTCCGATCAGTGGGATGCGCTCGCGCACTTGGTCAGTGGGCTGGACGCGGCACAGTGGCGCACACCGTCACCGCTGCCGGGATGGTCGATCTTCGATGTGCTCGCCCACGTCGTCGGCACCGAATCGATGCTGCTCGGTGAACCGCTGCCGGAGGTCGGAACCGATGTGCGCGGACTCGCCCACGTCCGCAACGAGACCGGCGCCATGAACGAGATCTGGCTCGAGGCCCTGCGCCCGCTCACCGGCACCGAACTGCTACAGCGGTTCACCGAGGTCACCGAGCGCCGCCGGAAGGCCCTGGCCGCCACCGACGACGCGGCCTGGCAGGCCGATATCCAGTCACCGATCGGGCTGGTGACCTACGGCCGTTTCATGCGGGTGCGGTTGTTCGACTGCTGGATGCATCAGCTCGACATCACCGACGCCCTCGGCGGCGATGCCGCGGCGGTGGGCATGGACGAGGGCGGTGCGCGCGCCGAACTCGCGATCGACGAGATCGAGCCCTTCCTCGGGCGGGTGGTGGTCAAACGCGGTGAGGCACCGGAGGGTTCGCGCATCGCCATCCGGCTCACCGGACCGGTCACGCGCGATTTGTTCATCCAGGTCGACGGCCGCGCGGAAATCGTTGCCGCCCTGGACCGCCCGGCCGATACGGTGATCAGCATGCGCTCCGGGTTGTTCGCCCGGCTCTGCGGCGGCCGCACCGAGCCCGAGTCGCATCGCGCCGAGATAGGGATCGACGGCGACCAGGAGTTGGGGACGCGCGTTTCCACCCATCTCGCCTTCACGATCTGA
- a CDS encoding Re/Si-specific NAD(P)(+) transhydrogenase subunit alpha encodes METTQGADADAQRGTRVGVVRETDAGERRVALVPKIIPSLVKQGVQVVVEAGAGAGALIPDEAYAEAGASIGDPWEADVVVKVAPPSDAEIAKLSKGQTLIGFLAPRNADNKIGALEDAGVRAFAVEAIPRISRAQVMDALSSQANVSGYKAVLLAASESTRFFPMLTTAAGTVKPATVLVLGVGVAGLQALATAKRLGGRTTGYDVRPEVADQVRSVGAQWLDLGIDAAGEGGYARELTEDEKAQQQQALEDAIKGFDVVVTTALVPGRPAPRLVTAAAVEGMKPGSVIVDLAGETGGNCELTEPGETVVKHDVTICSPLNLPATMPEHASELYSKNISALLELMLKDGKLEPDFTDQVLADSCVAGAPAVAADAETES; translated from the coding sequence GTGGAGACAACGCAAGGCGCCGACGCGGATGCGCAGCGCGGGACGCGTGTCGGCGTGGTTCGTGAGACCGATGCCGGTGAACGTCGCGTCGCGTTGGTGCCGAAGATCATCCCGAGCCTGGTGAAGCAGGGTGTGCAGGTTGTGGTGGAGGCCGGTGCCGGTGCGGGCGCGCTGATTCCCGATGAGGCCTATGCCGAGGCGGGTGCGTCGATCGGTGATCCGTGGGAGGCCGACGTGGTGGTGAAGGTGGCCCCGCCCTCGGATGCGGAGATCGCGAAGCTGTCCAAGGGACAGACCCTGATCGGGTTCCTCGCACCCCGCAACGCGGACAACAAGATCGGTGCGCTGGAGGACGCCGGGGTGCGGGCATTCGCGGTGGAGGCGATTCCGCGTATCTCGCGTGCGCAGGTGATGGATGCGTTGTCGTCGCAGGCGAATGTGTCCGGTTACAAGGCGGTGTTGCTGGCGGCGTCGGAATCGACGCGGTTCTTCCCGATGCTGACCACGGCGGCGGGCACGGTGAAACCGGCGACGGTGCTGGTGCTCGGTGTGGGTGTCGCGGGTCTGCAGGCGCTGGCGACGGCGAAGCGTCTGGGTGGTCGCACGACCGGCTACGACGTGCGTCCGGAGGTGGCCGATCAGGTGCGGTCGGTGGGTGCGCAGTGGCTGGATCTGGGTATCGACGCCGCAGGTGAAGGCGGCTACGCCCGCGAGTTGACCGAGGACGAGAAAGCCCAGCAGCAGCAGGCTTTGGAAGACGCGATCAAGGGTTTCGATGTCGTGGTGACGACCGCGTTGGTGCCGGGACGTCCTGCTCCGCGGTTGGTGACGGCTGCGGCGGTGGAGGGGATGAAACCCGGCAGTGTGATCGTCGATCTCGCGGGTGAGACCGGTGGCAACTGTGAGCTGACCGAACCCGGCGAGACCGTGGTCAAGCATGATGTGACGATTTGTTCGCCGTTGAATCTGCCCGCGACGATGCCTGAGCATGCGTCGGAGTTGTATTCGAAGAATATTTCGGCACTGCTGGAATTGATGCTGAAAGACGGGAAACTCGAACCCGATTTCACCGATCAGGTCCTCGCCGATTCCTGTGTGGCCGGTGCACCGGCCGTTGCAGCCGACGCCGAGACGGAGAGCTGA
- a CDS encoding TetR/AcrR family transcriptional regulator has protein sequence MGRPRNFDTDAVVDRAMDAFWTHGYANTSPAQLAEATGIGKGSLYNTFGSKRELFERALDRYDRMGAELAAEFMDRPGTTRECIGAFLYFLVDSDLAHPTRRGCLAVNTVSEFSGADAEITRAVRTMQEHTMAAMAARIDRGRRDGDVASDSDPRAAAEFLMTTIAGLRVMAKTSEATTLHRIIDTALTTLRIHP, from the coding sequence ATGGGACGGCCGCGGAACTTCGACACCGACGCAGTGGTGGATCGGGCGATGGACGCATTCTGGACCCATGGGTACGCCAATACCTCGCCGGCGCAGCTGGCCGAGGCCACCGGTATCGGAAAAGGCAGTCTGTACAACACATTCGGGAGTAAGCGGGAGTTGTTCGAGCGGGCGCTCGATCGTTACGACCGCATGGGCGCGGAGCTGGCCGCGGAGTTCATGGACCGGCCGGGGACGACGCGCGAATGCATCGGCGCGTTCCTGTACTTCCTCGTGGATTCCGATCTGGCGCATCCGACTCGGCGCGGCTGCCTCGCCGTCAACACCGTCTCGGAGTTCTCCGGGGCCGACGCCGAGATCACCCGCGCCGTGCGCACCATGCAGGAGCACACGATGGCGGCCATGGCGGCCCGGATCGATCGGGGGCGCCGCGACGGCGATGTGGCATCCGACTCCGATCCCCGCGCCGCCGCGGAATTCCTGATGACCACCATCGCCGGGCTGCGCGTCATGGCCAAGACCAGCGAGGCCACGACCCTGCACCGCATCATCGACACCGCACTGACCACTCTTCGAATTCACCCCTGA
- a CDS encoding NAD(P) transhydrogenase subunit alpha, whose protein sequence is MYTELLANIAILVLSGFVGFAVISKVPNTLHTPLMSGTNAIHGIVVLGALVTFGKVDHPSVITQIILFVAVVFGTLNVVGGFVVTDRMLGMFKGKKPAAGEKAGK, encoded by the coding sequence ATGTATACCGAACTGCTGGCGAATATCGCGATTCTGGTGCTGTCCGGGTTCGTGGGTTTCGCGGTGATTTCCAAGGTGCCCAACACTTTGCATACACCGTTGATGTCGGGCACGAACGCGATCCACGGCATCGTGGTGCTGGGTGCGCTGGTCACTTTCGGCAAGGTGGATCATCCGTCGGTGATCACGCAGATCATCTTGTTCGTGGCGGTGGTGTTCGGAACGTTGAACGTTGTCGGTGGTTTCGTGGTGACCGACCGCATGCTGGGCATGTTCAAGGGCAAGAAGCCCGCTGCGGGTGAGAAGGCGGGTAAGTAA
- a CDS encoding acyl-CoA thioesterase, which translates to MTTQQAYPVLWPVPTRWADNDHYGHVNNVTYYSYFDTAVNAWLMAATGTDIRELPAIGVVAQTSCQYHGSLSFPDQLRVGLRISRLGRSSITYELAIFRVLDPANPDESLELAATGSFVHVYVDNVTRKSVEIPPVIRTAAAALVTSDE; encoded by the coding sequence GTGACCACACAGCAGGCGTATCCGGTGCTCTGGCCGGTGCCGACCCGATGGGCCGACAACGATCACTACGGCCACGTCAACAACGTGACCTACTACTCGTACTTCGATACCGCGGTGAATGCCTGGCTGATGGCGGCCACCGGGACCGATATCCGGGAGCTGCCCGCGATCGGTGTGGTGGCGCAGACCTCCTGTCAGTACCACGGGTCGCTGAGTTTTCCGGATCAGCTGCGGGTGGGGTTGCGGATCTCGCGGCTGGGCCGGTCCAGCATCACCTACGAGCTGGCGATCTTCCGGGTGCTCGATCCCGCCAACCCGGACGAATCGCTGGAGCTGGCCGCCACCGGATCGTTCGTGCACGTCTACGTCGACAACGTGACCCGCAAATCCGTCGAGATCCCGCCGGTCATCAGGACCGCCGCGGCAGCGCTGGTGACCTCCGACGAGTAG
- a CDS encoding TetR family transcriptional regulator — MPPRDPEATRARIFEAATEEFAAHGIAGARVDRIARNAKANKQLIYAYFGDKRQLFEQVLEKAMLDVAAAVSTDITDIDAWVDAHIAYHREHPEFLRLQMWEALEIAPDQVTAGEARARRYRDKIEKVDAAQREGVLRRDMPSGYLLTMLTGLINYQQALPQSRRFVVGGPDDPAELRRWLRDAARRIVAPEPDGDR; from the coding sequence ATGCCCCCGCGCGATCCCGAGGCCACCAGGGCCCGCATCTTCGAGGCGGCGACCGAGGAATTCGCCGCCCACGGCATCGCCGGCGCCCGAGTCGACCGGATCGCGCGCAATGCCAAGGCCAACAAACAGCTGATCTACGCCTATTTCGGCGACAAACGACAGCTGTTCGAACAGGTGCTGGAGAAGGCGATGCTGGATGTGGCCGCGGCGGTGTCGACCGATATCACCGACATCGATGCCTGGGTGGACGCGCACATCGCCTATCACCGCGAACATCCGGAGTTCCTGCGGTTGCAGATGTGGGAGGCGCTCGAGATCGCGCCCGATCAGGTCACCGCCGGTGAGGCGCGGGCGCGGCGCTATCGGGACAAGATCGAGAAGGTGGACGCCGCCCAGCGCGAGGGCGTGCTGCGTCGCGACATGCCGTCCGGATATCTGCTGACCATGCTCACCGGGTTGATCAACTATCAGCAGGCGCTGCCCCAGTCCCGCCGTTTCGTCGTGGGCGGACCGGACGATCCGGCGGAACTGCGGCGCTGGCTGCGAGATGCCGCCCGCCGCATCGTGGCCCCCGAGCCGGACGGCGATCGCTGA
- a CDS encoding Type 1 glutamine amidotransferase-like domain-containing protein yields MRLFLSSYRFGAHYDRFAELVGGPGPIAVIPNACDAWPAAWSGAVTSDQAPLRRLGFRPEVLDLREYIGRPLELERAMRRCRTLWVRGGNTFVLRAQFARSAADSILRELLAEDAIAYSGYSAGACLLTPDLHGLEGADDPAEVRPACGIETRWDGLGLVDRAIVPHVGSPGTDPDGHGDRLAARLRDDGVAHWALTDDDAIVVDGTGVTVLT; encoded by the coding sequence GTGCGGCTGTTCCTGTCCAGCTACCGATTCGGGGCACACTACGACCGGTTCGCGGAGCTGGTAGGCGGCCCCGGGCCGATCGCGGTGATACCGAACGCCTGCGATGCGTGGCCCGCCGCCTGGTCCGGTGCGGTGACCAGCGATCAGGCTCCCTTGCGCCGCTTGGGGTTTCGGCCGGAAGTGCTCGATCTGCGCGAGTACATCGGCCGCCCGCTGGAACTGGAGCGGGCGATGCGCCGCTGTCGCACGCTGTGGGTGCGGGGCGGTAACACCTTCGTACTGCGGGCCCAATTCGCGCGCAGCGCAGCGGATTCGATACTTCGGGAGCTTTTGGCCGAAGACGCGATCGCCTATTCCGGCTACAGCGCCGGGGCCTGTCTGCTCACCCCCGATCTGCACGGTCTGGAGGGGGCCGACGATCCGGCCGAGGTCCGCCCCGCCTGCGGGATCGAAACACGCTGGGACGGACTGGGCCTGGTGGACCGCGCCATCGTTCCGCACGTCGGCTCCCCCGGCACCGATCCGGACGGCCACGGCGATCGGCTGGCCGCCCGGCTGCGCGACGACGGGGTCGCGCACTGGGCACTCACCGACGACGATGCGATCGTGGTGGACGGCACCGGCGTCACGGTGCTGACCTGA